Proteins from a single region of Streptomyces sp. HUAS 15-9:
- a CDS encoding bifunctional aldolase/short-chain dehydrogenase, which yields MAPHPEAAALLSRSHRLGADPRNTNYAGGNASAKGTDTDPVTGGDVELMWVKGSGGDLGTLTEGGLAVLRLDRLRALADVYPGVEREDEMVAALDYCLHGKGGAAPSIDTAMHGLVDAPHVDHLHPDSGIALACAVGGEKLTAECFGDTVVWVPWRRPGFRLGLDIAAIKEANPQAIGCVLGGHGITAWGDSSEECERNSLHIIRTAEAFLAERGKAEPFGPVIEGYEALPEGARRERAAALAPYVRAVASQDRAQVGHFDGSDAVLDFLARGEHPRLAALGTSCPDHFLRTKVRPLVLDLPPAVPLEEAVARLKELHAEYREEYAAYYRRHALPDSPAMRGADPAIVLVPGVGMFSFGKDKQTARVAGEFYVNAINVMRGAEAVSTYAPIEESEKFRIEYWALEEAKLRRMPRPKALATRVALVTGAGSGIGRAIARRLVAEGACVVVADLDAENAGKVVEELGGPDMAVAVTVDVTDEARITAAFKAAVLAFGGVDLVVNNAGISISKPLLETSAEDWDRQHDIMARGSFLVSREAARVMIAQGLGGDIVYIASKNAVFAGPNNIAYSATKADQAHQVRLLAVELGGHGIRVNGVNPDGVVRGSGIFAGGWGAQRAAVYGVEEEKLGEFYAQRTILKREVLPEHVANAVFALTGGDLTHTTGLHVPVDAGVAAAFLR from the coding sequence ATGGCACCCCACCCCGAAGCCGCCGCTCTCCTCTCCCGTTCCCATCGGCTCGGCGCCGACCCCCGCAATACCAACTACGCCGGTGGCAACGCGTCCGCCAAAGGCACCGACACCGATCCCGTGACCGGCGGGGACGTCGAGCTCATGTGGGTGAAGGGGTCCGGGGGTGACCTCGGGACACTCACCGAAGGAGGGCTCGCCGTGTTGCGGCTCGATCGGCTTCGGGCGCTCGCGGACGTCTACCCGGGCGTCGAGCGCGAGGACGAGATGGTCGCCGCGTTGGACTACTGCCTGCACGGGAAGGGCGGAGCGGCGCCGTCCATCGACACCGCCATGCACGGGCTGGTGGACGCCCCGCACGTGGACCATCTGCACCCCGACTCCGGCATCGCGCTCGCGTGTGCCGTCGGCGGGGAGAAGCTGACCGCCGAGTGCTTCGGCGACACCGTGGTGTGGGTGCCGTGGCGGCGGCCCGGGTTCCGGCTCGGGCTGGACATCGCCGCGATCAAGGAGGCCAACCCGCAGGCCATCGGGTGCGTCCTCGGTGGGCACGGGATCACCGCGTGGGGTGACAGCTCCGAGGAGTGCGAGCGGAACTCGCTGCACATCATCCGTACCGCCGAGGCCTTCCTCGCCGAGCGCGGGAAGGCGGAGCCGTTCGGGCCCGTGATCGAGGGGTACGAGGCGCTGCCCGAGGGTGCGCGGCGGGAGCGGGCGGCCGCGCTCGCGCCGTACGTCCGTGCCGTCGCCTCCCAGGACCGGGCGCAGGTCGGGCACTTCGACGGCTCCGACGCCGTCCTCGACTTCCTGGCCCGCGGCGAGCACCCGCGGCTCGCCGCGCTGGGTACGTCGTGCCCCGACCACTTCCTGCGGACGAAGGTACGGCCCCTCGTCCTGGACCTGCCGCCGGCCGTGCCGTTGGAGGAAGCCGTCGCACGGCTGAAGGAGCTGCACGCCGAGTACCGCGAGGAATACGCGGCCTACTACCGGCGGCACGCGCTTCCCGACTCCCCCGCCATGCGCGGCGCCGACCCGGCGATCGTGCTGGTACCCGGCGTGGGCATGTTCAGCTTCGGCAAGGACAAGCAGACGGCGCGCGTGGCCGGTGAGTTCTACGTCAACGCGATCAATGTGATGCGCGGGGCCGAGGCGGTGTCGACGTACGCGCCGATCGAGGAGTCGGAGAAGTTCCGCATCGAGTACTGGGCGCTGGAGGAGGCCAAGCTCCGGCGGATGCCGAGGCCGAAGGCCCTGGCGACCCGGGTGGCGCTGGTGACGGGCGCGGGCAGCGGGATCGGGAGGGCGATCGCGCGTCGGCTGGTCGCCGAGGGGGCCTGTGTCGTCGTCGCCGACCTCGATGCCGAGAACGCCGGGAAGGTCGTCGAGGAGCTGGGCGGGCCGGACATGGCCGTGGCGGTGACCGTGGACGTGACGGACGAGGCCCGGATCACCGCGGCGTTCAAGGCGGCGGTGCTCGCCTTCGGCGGGGTCGACCTCGTGGTCAACAACGCGGGGATCTCCATCTCCAAGCCGCTGCTGGAGACCTCGGCCGAGGACTGGGACCGCCAGCACGACATCATGGCCCGCGGTTCCTTCCTGGTGTCGCGGGAGGCGGCCCGGGTGATGATCGCGCAGGGGCTGGGCGGCGACATCGTCTACATCGCCTCGAAGAACGCCGTCTTCGCCGGGCCGAACAACATCGCCTACTCCGCCACCAAGGCCGACCAGGCCCATCAAGTGCGTTTGCTGGCCGTCGAGTTGGGTGGTCATGGGATCCGGGTCAACGGGGTCAACCCGGACGGTGTGGTGCGCGGTTCCGGGATCTTCGCCGGGGGCTGGGGCGCGCAGCGGGCGGCGGTGTACGGGGTCGAGGAGGAGAAGCTGGGCGAGTTCTACGCTCAGCGGACCATCCTCAAGCGGGAGGTGTTGCCGGAGCATGTCGCGAACGCCGTGTTCGCGCTCACGGGCGGGGACCTGACGCACACCACAGGGCTGCACGTCCCGGTCGACGCGGGTGTGGCGGCCGCGTTCCTGCGGTGA
- the rhaI gene encoding L-rhamnose isomerase, protein MTDLAAVKAALKTQAIETPSWAYGNSGTRFKVFAQQGVPRDPREKLEDAAQVHAFTGVAPTVALHIPWDTVEDYAALAKFAEERGLKLGAINSNTFQDDDYRLGSICHPDAVVRRKAVAHLLECVDIMDATGSKDLKLWFADGTNYPGQDDVRARQDRLAEGLAEVYERLGEGQRMLLEYKLFEPTFYTTDVPDWGTAYAHCLKLGPKAQVVVDTGHHAPGTNIEFIVATLLREGKLGGFDFNSRFYADDDLMVGAADPFQLFRIMYEVVRGGGFGPEVAFMLDQCHNVEAKIPAIIRSVMNVQEATAKALLVDRLALAGAQASGDVLGANAVLMDAYNTDVRPLLADVREEMGLDRDPVRAYALSGWGERTVAERVGGRQADWGA, encoded by the coding sequence GTGACCGACCTCGCCGCCGTGAAGGCCGCGCTGAAGACCCAGGCCATCGAGACGCCGTCGTGGGCGTACGGGAACTCGGGGACCCGGTTCAAGGTGTTCGCCCAGCAGGGCGTGCCGCGCGACCCACGGGAGAAGCTGGAGGACGCCGCGCAGGTGCATGCGTTCACCGGCGTCGCGCCGACCGTCGCCCTGCACATTCCGTGGGACACGGTGGAGGACTACGCGGCCCTGGCGAAGTTCGCCGAGGAACGCGGCCTGAAGCTCGGCGCGATCAACTCCAACACCTTCCAGGACGACGACTACCGGCTCGGCAGCATCTGCCATCCGGATGCCGTGGTGCGGCGCAAGGCCGTCGCCCATCTGCTGGAGTGCGTCGACATCATGGACGCCACCGGGTCGAAGGACCTGAAGCTGTGGTTCGCGGACGGTACGAACTATCCGGGGCAGGACGACGTACGGGCACGGCAGGACCGGCTGGCCGAGGGGCTGGCCGAGGTGTACGAGCGGCTCGGCGAGGGGCAGCGGATGCTGCTGGAGTACAAGCTCTTCGAGCCCACGTTCTATACGACCGACGTCCCGGACTGGGGCACGGCGTACGCCCACTGTCTGAAGCTCGGGCCCAAGGCGCAGGTCGTGGTGGACACGGGGCACCATGCGCCAGGGACCAACATCGAGTTCATCGTCGCCACGCTGTTGCGGGAGGGGAAGCTCGGGGGGTTCGACTTCAATTCGCGGTTCTACGCGGACGACGACCTGATGGTGGGGGCGGCGGATCCGTTCCAGCTGTTCCGGATCATGTACGAGGTGGTGCGTGGGGGTGGGTTCGGGCCGGAGGTCGCGTTCATGCTCGACCAGTGTCACAACGTCGAGGCGAAGATTCCGGCGATCATCCGTTCCGTGATGAATGTGCAAGAGGCTACCGCCAAGGCTTTGCTGGTCGACCGGTTGGCCTTGGCCGGGGCGCAGGCCTCCGGTGATGTGCTGGGGGCCAACGCGGTGTTGATGGACGCGTACAACACCGATGTGCGGCCGTTGTTGGCTGACGTACGGGAAGAGATGGGGCTGGATCGCGATCCCGTCCGTGCGTATGCCCTGTCCGGGTGGGGCGAGCGGACTGTTGCTGAGCGGGTCGGTGGTCGGCAGGCCGATTGGGGGGCGTGA
- a CDS encoding L-rhamnose mutarotase, translated as MQRVCFLLKVRADRLDEYRGRHAAVWPEMLDALSATGWHNYSLFLREDGLLVGYLETEDFVAARAGMAARDVNARWQAEMAPFFESLDGTGPDEAMKPLTEVFHLA; from the coding sequence ATGCAGCGCGTGTGCTTCCTGCTGAAGGTCCGGGCGGACCGGCTCGACGAGTACCGTGGGCGGCACGCCGCCGTCTGGCCGGAGATGCTCGACGCGCTCTCCGCCACCGGCTGGCACAACTACTCGCTCTTCCTGCGCGAGGACGGCCTGCTCGTCGGCTATCTGGAGACCGAGGACTTCGTGGCCGCGCGGGCCGGCATGGCGGCGAGAGATGTCAACGCCCGCTGGCAGGCCGAGATGGCGCCGTTCTTCGAGTCGCTGGACGGCACCGGACCCGACGAAGCCATGAAGCCCCTCACCGAAGTCTTCCACCTCGCCTGA